Proteins encoded in a region of the Flammeovirga yaeyamensis genome:
- a CDS encoding UDP-N-acetylmuramoyl-tripeptide--D-alanyl-D-alanine ligase has product MKIQDLYKLFLTANGVTTDSRQIKDNALFFALKGGNFDGNKYAKGALEKGASYAVVDDENVVCSDQFILVDDVLSTLQELAKYHRQQFDIPVIAITGSNGKTTTKEILLKVCETTFKTHATKGNFNNHIGVPLTLLDMPLGTEVALIEMGDNHVGEVAELVKIALPNQGFVTNIGKDHIEGFGSFEQNVRAKSEIFDYLIKNEGIIYINSQDDLLMNMSKRMQKPVFYGGEYDFSNLEFVEVNPFIVYKDRQEKRVETNLFGAYNFENIQTAFCVGKFLGISAEKMHQAIASYIPSNNRSEIVKTTSNTLILDAYNANPSSVEVALENLKLIESDKKKYIILGDMFELGDISSQEHKNIIDKALNLGFAACIFIGERFGEHSSDKALFFDDKEKAIQYLGEQKVTEGIILIKGSRSMGLEILKDSFE; this is encoded by the coding sequence ATGAAGATTCAAGATTTATATAAACTTTTTTTAACAGCTAACGGAGTCACAACAGACTCTAGACAAATAAAAGATAACGCCCTATTTTTTGCCTTAAAGGGAGGAAATTTTGATGGTAATAAATACGCCAAAGGTGCCTTAGAAAAAGGGGCTTCCTATGCTGTAGTTGATGATGAAAATGTAGTTTGTTCAGATCAATTTATTCTTGTAGATGACGTACTTTCTACACTCCAAGAATTAGCTAAATATCATAGACAACAATTTGATATTCCGGTCATTGCTATTACGGGTTCTAATGGTAAAACAACGACCAAAGAAATCTTATTAAAAGTGTGTGAAACTACTTTTAAAACACATGCTACAAAAGGAAATTTCAACAATCATATTGGTGTTCCTCTTACTCTATTAGACATGCCACTTGGTACTGAAGTAGCCTTAATTGAAATGGGTGACAACCATGTAGGAGAAGTAGCTGAATTGGTAAAAATAGCCTTACCAAATCAAGGTTTTGTTACAAATATCGGAAAAGACCACATTGAAGGCTTTGGTAGTTTTGAGCAGAATGTTAGAGCCAAAAGTGAAATTTTCGATTACCTCATCAAAAACGAAGGAATTATATATATCAATTCTCAAGACGATCTTTTGATGAATATGTCAAAGAGAATGCAAAAACCTGTTTTTTATGGTGGTGAATATGATTTCTCAAATTTAGAATTTGTAGAGGTCAATCCTTTTATTGTTTATAAAGACCGACAAGAAAAAAGAGTTGAAACCAATTTATTTGGTGCATACAACTTTGAGAATATTCAGACAGCATTTTGTGTAGGTAAGTTTTTAGGTATATCAGCTGAAAAAATGCATCAAGCGATTGCTTCCTATATTCCTTCGAATAACCGATCTGAAATTGTCAAAACAACATCAAACACTTTAATTTTAGATGCTTATAATGCCAATCCTTCATCAGTAGAAGTGGCTTTAGAAAATCTTAAATTAATCGAATCAGATAAGAAGAAATATATCATTCTAGGTGATATGTTCGAATTGGGTGACATATCATCTCAAGAGCATAAGAATATTATTGACAAAGCATTAAACTTAGGTTTTGCAGCTTGCATTTTTATTGGAGAACGTTTCGGTGAACATTCTTCTGACAAAGCATTATTCTTTGATGATAAAGAGAAAGCAATTCAATATCTAGGTGAGCAAAAAGTTACTGAAGGCATCATTCTGATTAAGGGTTCTAGATCTATGGGATTAGAAATTTTAAAAGATAGTTTCGAATAA